A stretch of the Neisseria sp. DTU_2020_1000833_1_SI_GRL_NUU_006 genome encodes the following:
- a CDS encoding type IV secretion system protein has translation MKLFGRKKAAEQAAVAHKEEKPKSPYKEGNEFIQAAADFEKSEIDNVKKREKIAWTVTGAAALVAVAAVFTVAAMQPLVRVEPYILLVDSNTGKTNVITTLEHQTVDNDKVLNKHWLGRYVVNREGYDWYTIQDTYDTTIAMSSPQEQARYSKPYQDGVGPDKILKEDFRVKVEIKSISFVGETAQVRFSKTKLPVNPSSGVQPITEHQIATIAYHYDNPPTKEEERDYNPVGFIVDSYQVEVENVQS, from the coding sequence ATGAAGCTATTCGGCAGAAAAAAAGCAGCTGAGCAGGCTGCTGTTGCGCACAAAGAAGAAAAACCCAAGTCCCCTTATAAGGAAGGCAACGAATTTATCCAAGCAGCCGCCGATTTTGAGAAATCGGAAATCGACAATGTCAAAAAACGGGAAAAAATCGCCTGGACTGTAACCGGTGCTGCCGCCTTGGTTGCCGTTGCCGCTGTTTTTACCGTCGCGGCCATGCAGCCGCTTGTTCGGGTTGAGCCGTATATCCTGCTGGTGGATTCCAATACCGGCAAAACCAATGTGATTACCACGCTGGAGCATCAGACGGTAGATAACGACAAAGTGCTGAACAAGCATTGGTTGGGCAGGTATGTTGTCAACCGTGAAGGTTACGATTGGTACACCATCCAAGACACTTACGATACCACTATTGCCATGAGTTCGCCGCAGGAGCAGGCAAGATATTCCAAACCGTATCAGGACGGTGTCGGCCCGGATAAAATCTTAAAAGAGGATTTCCGCGTCAAGGTTGAAATCAAGTCCATTTCGTTTGTTGGAGAAACAGCTCAAGTTCGCTTCAGTAAAACCAAACTGCCGGTCAATCCCTCTTCGGGTGTCCAGCCTATTACCGAGCATCAGATTGCCACCATTGCCTACCATTATGACAACCCGCCGACAAAAGAAGAGGAGCGGGATTACAATCCCGTAGGCTTTATCGTCGATTCCTATCAGGTTGAAGTGGAGAATGTCCAGTCATGA
- a CDS encoding type IV secretion system protein has protein sequence MAEKSTFFVDMTQFITDNMGSNLFDTASNLISNVAPVFSTMFGIYLLMIMVSYWSGGGLDEMFVDFLKRMITMTFLVTLAFNASYYAELANLIYVLPDDLAKALSNTDYAGGALDKVMDDTNVAVETLELQKNKLDFYEVGPIWTYIIAIWQLKIAMMILLGVMFAYYILAKVSLAMILMIGPVFIGFGMFPATRQYAMNWVGQCLNYIFNVVLLAVIGSMMLKFTSIFIDLVGVDNIGAALATGTVLLFTLIVFVLLIWMTPQISSALTGGSALQGAMRTVYSMARQSLSKAGYGANKAKGYAGKKYNALKDKLRGNGIKPGR, from the coding sequence ATGGCTGAAAAATCAACATTTTTTGTGGATATGACGCAGTTTATTACCGACAATATGGGCAGCAATCTGTTTGATACGGCAAGCAATCTGATTTCCAATGTCGCTCCGGTTTTTTCCACCATGTTCGGTATCTACCTGCTAATGATAATGGTTTCGTATTGGTCGGGCGGTGGCTTGGACGAGATGTTTGTCGATTTTCTTAAACGCATGATAACCATGACGTTTTTGGTTACTTTGGCATTCAACGCTTCTTATTATGCAGAACTTGCCAACTTAATTTATGTCCTACCTGATGACTTGGCAAAAGCTCTGAGTAATACTGATTATGCCGGTGGCGCATTGGATAAAGTCATGGATGACACCAATGTCGCGGTGGAAACGCTGGAGCTTCAAAAAAATAAACTAGATTTCTATGAAGTCGGACCGATTTGGACTTATATCATTGCCATTTGGCAGCTTAAGATAGCCATGATGATTTTACTGGGTGTCATGTTTGCCTACTACATTTTGGCTAAAGTCTCACTGGCAATGATTTTAATGATTGGTCCGGTGTTTATCGGTTTCGGTATGTTTCCGGCAACAAGACAGTATGCAATGAACTGGGTCGGGCAATGCCTGAACTATATTTTCAATGTTGTTTTACTGGCTGTCATTGGGTCGATGATGTTGAAGTTTACCTCCATCTTCATCGACCTTGTGGGTGTCGACAACATTGGTGCTGCCCTTGCTACGGGAACCGTGCTGCTGTTTACGCTGATTGTTTTCGTTTTGCTGATTTGGATGACTCCGCAGATTTCTTCTGCACTTACCGGCGGTAGTGCGCTTCAGGGGGCAATGCGGACTGTTTACAGTATGGCGCGGCAGTCATTGTCCAAAGCCGGTTATGGCGCAAACAAAGCCAAGGGTTATGCAGGAAAAAAATACAATGCATTAAAAGACAAGTTGCGGGGAAACGGTATCAAACCGGGTAGATAA
- a CDS encoding type IV secretion system protein, with product MKSKFRQSAAAAVLSAVLALGTTVPAVAGGILTYDGAAVAQAIKQGIQMKQQIDNQLDQIKQLKEQVKALTGSRNLGQIAKNDLLNQVPDEWKGIYRDIKDKNYKSLTDKSAYKTDGHRQSLVDTYNHAYEAIVNTQTRVKELNDLMRQINLTQDAKAAADLQNRIAITQGQIANSQVALDLADRLAKQEEKIRAAQQQNIISCQITAKSKADRKACGTI from the coding sequence ATGAAATCCAAATTCAGACAATCCGCCGCTGCGGCGGTACTTTCCGCCGTATTGGCATTGGGAACAACCGTTCCGGCAGTTGCGGGCGGCATCCTTACGTATGACGGCGCTGCGGTGGCGCAGGCCATTAAGCAGGGTATCCAAATGAAACAGCAGATTGACAACCAGCTTGATCAGATCAAGCAGCTCAAAGAGCAAGTCAAGGCGCTGACCGGCTCGCGCAATCTTGGGCAAATTGCTAAAAACGATTTGTTGAACCAAGTGCCTGACGAATGGAAGGGTATTTACCGGGATATAAAAGACAAAAACTACAAATCCCTGACCGACAAGTCCGCCTATAAAACAGACGGACACAGACAGTCGCTGGTTGATACTTACAACCATGCCTATGAAGCTATTGTAAATACGCAAACGCGCGTTAAGGAGTTGAATGACCTGATGCGGCAAATCAACCTTACGCAAGATGCGAAGGCTGCCGCAGATCTGCAAAACCGCATCGCTATTACGCAGGGGCAGATTGCCAACAGTCAGGTTGCCTTGGATTTGGCTGACCGACTGGCCAAACAGGAGGAAAAAATCCGCGCCGCGCAGCAGCAAAATATCATTTCCTGCCAAATCACGGCCAAATCCAAAGCCGACCGTAAAGCCTGCGGTACGATCTGA
- a CDS encoding conjugal transfer protein: protein MITNDFLSKILKRQRGQEDSLPRYKQHISENVVLLENNRVAFTFRLEGRHFEGVNDRNIVLQYLNLNQTLAAVGKEKGSRLALWLTHHRKRIDLNREYSFNTLFTQTFYERYMEKIRQDRYFENIYYITCVLKYEDIDDAVAEAEELIAKLREHLEEYDPYVLKVYKNSKGILFSEFYEFIGMLCNGTYEPIPLGTANAYRTIPSANLHFGAELLEMRSSDKTRYATLYDLKEFGQTKPKMLTDTLSLPCEFVFTQSFTYIRQATMMKKIDDQLNKLESVDDQATFQHDELTEAKGHMASEELMFGDYHGALVVFGDTPKEAYSNGQTVSARFLNTGGFRFVRASLSAEFTFFSQFPAASVKPRPFPKATTNLAASFPMFNYAHGKSRGNPLGDGSAVMPLKTDGGTLYDFNFHYTDPKEIVVNGEYPAGHTLILGKTGTGKTVTVAALLSFAERFNPFIFAMDKDKGLEIFIRAIGGTYFALDAGVPTGLNPFQWPDSPRLRDFLYDLVGSCVRQGHKENTAEETKQIQMAVDTVMNLDFQHRRMGALLHSIPPSSEENSLLTRLEIWCGKGRFGWCFDNPSNLFNPDEFFRVGFDLTDILKTNYRPTEPLLACLFYMKNIMLDRVAKTRSALFTVVEEFWLPASYPTTARFILDGLKTDRKLGGLLVLPTQSPKDAIDSPIFDTVVEQTVTKILLPNPAAEYEGNYSRIGLTEKEFREMVRLGEKSRTFLVKQNMGSSLAKLNLQGMDEEIAVLSGNSANVHIMHEAMKSCGSEKPDDWLPVFQQMRREAHARQKQAESLLAV from the coding sequence ATGATTACAAACGATTTTTTGAGCAAGATTCTAAAGCGGCAACGCGGTCAGGAAGATAGCCTTCCTCGTTATAAGCAGCATATCAGCGAAAATGTGGTATTGCTGGAAAACAACCGCGTCGCGTTTACCTTTCGCCTCGAAGGGAGGCATTTTGAAGGTGTCAACGACCGCAATATTGTGTTGCAGTATCTCAATCTGAATCAGACTTTGGCAGCTGTCGGCAAAGAAAAAGGCAGCCGCCTCGCGCTCTGGTTGACACACCATCGCAAGCGTATCGATTTGAATCGGGAATACAGCTTCAATACCCTGTTTACGCAGACGTTTTATGAGCGTTATATGGAAAAAATCCGGCAGGACAGGTATTTTGAAAATATCTACTACATTACCTGTGTTCTCAAGTATGAAGACATCGATGATGCGGTAGCGGAAGCGGAAGAACTGATTGCGAAGCTGCGCGAACACTTGGAGGAATACGATCCGTATGTTTTAAAGGTGTACAAAAACAGTAAAGGTATTTTGTTTTCCGAGTTTTACGAGTTCATCGGGATGCTGTGCAACGGCACTTACGAGCCTATTCCCTTGGGTACGGCAAATGCCTACCGCACGATTCCGTCAGCCAACCTGCATTTCGGCGCGGAGCTGCTGGAAATGCGCAGTTCGGACAAAACCCGCTATGCCACGCTATATGACTTGAAAGAGTTTGGACAAACCAAACCCAAGATGCTGACAGATACGCTTTCGCTGCCTTGCGAGTTTGTGTTTACCCAAAGTTTTACCTACATCCGCCAAGCGACGATGATGAAAAAAATCGACGACCAGCTCAACAAACTTGAGTCGGTTGACGATCAGGCAACTTTTCAGCATGACGAGCTGACTGAGGCCAAAGGACATATGGCATCCGAGGAATTGATGTTTGGCGACTATCATGGTGCTTTGGTCGTGTTTGGCGATACGCCGAAAGAGGCTTATTCAAACGGCCAAACCGTTTCCGCCCGTTTTCTCAATACGGGCGGTTTTCGTTTTGTCCGCGCCTCTTTATCGGCGGAGTTTACTTTTTTCAGCCAGTTTCCGGCCGCTTCGGTCAAGCCGCGCCCGTTTCCCAAGGCGACAACCAATTTGGCCGCATCATTTCCTATGTTCAATTATGCACACGGCAAAAGCAGGGGCAATCCGTTGGGAGACGGCTCTGCCGTAATGCCGCTGAAGACCGACGGCGGCACGCTGTATGACTTTAACTTCCATTACACCGACCCTAAAGAAATTGTTGTCAATGGAGAGTATCCTGCCGGGCATACGCTGATTTTGGGTAAAACCGGCACGGGTAAAACCGTTACAGTAGCGGCGTTGTTGAGCTTTGCCGAGCGGTTCAACCCTTTTATTTTTGCGATGGACAAAGACAAGGGACTGGAAATTTTTATCCGCGCTATCGGCGGCACATACTTTGCGCTTGATGCGGGTGTTCCGACAGGGTTAAATCCGTTCCAGTGGCCTGATTCGCCGAGACTACGCGATTTCCTGTATGACTTGGTAGGTTCATGCGTGCGTCAGGGGCATAAGGAAAATACGGCGGAAGAGACAAAACAGATTCAGATGGCGGTGGATACCGTTATGAATTTGGATTTCCAACACCGCCGCATGGGTGCGCTGCTGCACTCCATCCCACCCAGCTCTGAAGAAAACAGTCTGCTGACACGCTTGGAAATTTGGTGTGGCAAAGGCCGTTTTGGTTGGTGTTTCGACAATCCGTCAAACCTGTTCAATCCCGATGAGTTTTTCCGCGTCGGCTTTGACTTGACTGACATCCTGAAAACCAACTACCGGCCGACCGAGCCGCTGCTTGCCTGCCTGTTCTACATGAAAAACATCATGCTGGATCGAGTGGCAAAAACCAGAAGCGCGTTGTTTACCGTGGTAGAGGAGTTTTGGCTGCCTGCGTCGTATCCGACGACTGCCCGCTTTATTCTCGATGGCCTGAAAACCGACCGTAAATTGGGCGGCCTACTGGTTTTGCCGACGCAATCGCCAAAAGATGCCATCGATTCGCCTATCTTCGATACGGTAGTAGAGCAGACCGTAACCAAAATTCTGCTGCCCAACCCGGCTGCCGAATACGAAGGCAATTACTCGCGCATCGGCCTGACGGAAAAAGAGTTTAGGGAAATGGTGAGATTGGGCGAAAAAAGCCGCACATTCTTGGTTAAACAAAACATGGGCAGCTCGCTGGCCAAGCTCAACCTGCAAGGTATGGATGAGGAAATCGCTGTTTTGTCGGGCAACTCCGCCAACGTGCATATCATGCACGAAGCCATGAAATCATGCGGCAGCGAAAAACCCGATGACTGGCTGCCGGTATTCCAGCAGATGCGTCGGGAAGCGCATGCAAGGCAGAAACAGGCCGAGAGCCTACTGGCTGTCTAA
- a CDS encoding VirB3 family type IV secretion system protein, translated as MGNNDFIDVDTDLPSYKALEREATFLGMPMVPVVMSVGLPLLITMMLLPFFQAKAFLLLLFPLPVLAFIYTQTQQDDKALRIIGLSTLSVLRRRNYRLFGKTNTVLGSKYGRQRDDYKRFFEQDSKAATRSGR; from the coding sequence ATGGGAAATAACGACTTTATTGACGTCGATACCGATCTGCCGTCATACAAGGCTTTGGAACGTGAGGCAACATTTTTGGGGATGCCGATGGTGCCGGTGGTTATGTCTGTCGGACTGCCGCTGTTGATAACCATGATGCTGTTGCCTTTCTTTCAGGCCAAGGCTTTTCTACTGCTGCTGTTTCCGCTGCCGGTTTTGGCTTTTATCTATACGCAGACACAACAGGACGACAAGGCTTTACGCATTATCGGCCTTTCAACTTTAAGTGTATTGCGCCGCCGCAATTACCGGCTGTTTGGCAAGACCAATACGGTTTTAGGCAGCAAATACGGAAGACAACGAGATGATTACAAACGATTTTTTGAGCAAGATTCTAAAGCGGCAACGCGGTCAGGAAGATAG
- a CDS encoding TrbC/VirB2 family protein — translation MNEIQQQQTGHIAGKPASVGKWAYLLPLAAFALLFAVDAYAAGGGGLSKLNSEGKDWSKNIYIFIGTCATLYLLFAGVRIWSNKGSWSDFGEACLKVIVVAAVPTLVTYLWSLYGS, via the coding sequence ATGAATGAAATTCAACAACAGCAAACCGGCCATATTGCAGGAAAACCGGCTTCGGTCGGTAAGTGGGCATATCTGCTGCCGCTGGCAGCGTTCGCGCTCTTGTTTGCGGTGGATGCGTACGCGGCAGGTGGCGGCGGTTTGTCCAAGCTCAACTCCGAGGGCAAAGACTGGAGTAAGAACATTTACATCTTTATCGGCACCTGTGCCACCCTTTATCTGTTGTTTGCGGGGGTAAGAATTTGGTCAAACAAAGGCAGTTGGAGTGATTTTGGAGAGGCTTGTTTAAAAGTAATTGTGGTAGCTGCTGTCCCGACATTAGTTACTTATCTGTGGTCGCTTTACGGCTCTTGA
- a CDS encoding lytic transglycosylase domain-containing protein — MKRTLLTGLAAGFFAFSAHAEQLTFPQYAALVEKHAAAQGLDKNLVWAVIGRESAGKPTALSHKDARGLMQVIPPTAAKMGVSPKMLYDPEQNIIAGTRYLRYLSQMFRGNIDLILAGYNAGPGAVQKYSGIPPYAETRAYVKNVKYRYAKLSGNPAYTHTDSGTLMKAAYKPKPVPASVQPAVQTAVYAQRQKQYAEWDIFQEF; from the coding sequence ATGAAAAGAACTTTATTAACCGGCCTTGCTGCCGGTTTTTTTGCGTTTTCGGCGCACGCGGAGCAGTTGACCTTTCCGCAATACGCGGCGTTGGTTGAGAAACACGCAGCGGCGCAGGGGTTGGATAAAAATTTGGTATGGGCGGTCATCGGGCGTGAGAGCGCGGGCAAGCCTACTGCTTTGTCGCACAAAGATGCGCGGGGGCTGATGCAGGTTATCCCGCCGACGGCGGCCAAGATGGGGGTATCGCCCAAAATGCTGTACGACCCCGAACAGAACATCATCGCGGGAACGCGCTATCTGCGGTATTTGAGCCAAATGTTCAGGGGAAATATTGACCTGATTTTGGCCGGTTACAACGCAGGCCCGGGCGCGGTGCAGAAATACAGCGGGATTCCACCGTATGCGGAGACGCGGGCGTATGTGAAAAACGTGAAATACCGCTATGCGAAGTTGAGCGGTAATCCTGCCTATACCCATACGGACAGCGGCACTTTAATGAAAGCGGCTTACAAGCCCAAGCCCGTACCGGCTTCGGTGCAGCCTGCCGTTCAGACGGCCGTGTATGCCCAGCGTCAGAAGCAGTATGCAGAATGGGATATTTTCCAAGAGTTTTAA
- the mutS gene encoding DNA mismatch repair protein MutS: protein MSKSAVSPMMQQYLAIKSQHADKLVFYRMGDFYELFLDDAVEAAKLLDITLTTRGQMAGVPIKMAGVPFHAAEQYLARLVKMGKSVAVCEQVGEVGAGKGPVERKVVRIVTPGTLTDAAFLEDKETNRIAAVNADKKHIAIAWASLQSGEFKTKLTTADKLADELARLQAAEILLPEGKSLPNGFQTTSANITRLNSWQFAADAGAKLLTEYFGCQDLHGFGLDGKEHEAAVGAAGALLNYIRLTQNLMPQHLDGISLETDSQYIGMDAATRRNLEITQTLSGKKSPTLFSILDGCATHMGSRLLALWLHHPLRSRAHIRARQEAVAALGSQYETLQGRLKNIADIERIAARIAVGNARPRDLAALRDSLFALSEIELSAEGSSLLETLKAVFPETLPVAETLKAAVMPEPAVWLKDGGVINQGYSTELDELRHIQNHGDEFLLDLEARERERTGLSTLKVEFNRVHGFYIELSKVQAEQAPADYKRRQTLKNAERFITPELKTFEDKVLTAQEQALALEKRLFEALLKDIQTTLPQLQKAAKAAAALDVLSTFAATAAERGFVCPEFADYPVIHIENGRHPVVEQQVRHFTANHTRLDHKHRLMLLTGPNMGGKSTYMRQVAHIVLMAHTGSFVPADAAQIGPIDQIFTRIGASDDLASNRSTFMVEMSETAYILHHATDQSLVLMDEVGRGTSTFDGLALAHAIAEHLLQKNKSFSLFATHYFELTKLPEAHATAVNMHLSALEQGQDIVFLHHIEPGPASKSYGIAVAKLAGLPNRALKAAQKHLDELEAQAAAVRPQLDIFSTLSSENEYSGFSPDETADIESQTAASQENPVHHALAEALNQIRPDDLTPREALDALYRLKQIAEGGE, encoded by the coding sequence ATGAGCAAATCCGCCGTTTCCCCGATGATGCAGCAGTATCTCGCCATCAAATCGCAGCACGCCGACAAGCTGGTGTTTTACCGCATGGGCGATTTTTACGAGCTGTTTTTGGATGACGCGGTGGAAGCGGCGAAGCTGTTGGACATCACCCTGACTACGCGCGGGCAGATGGCGGGCGTGCCGATTAAGATGGCGGGCGTGCCGTTTCACGCGGCGGAGCAGTATCTGGCGCGGCTGGTGAAGATGGGCAAAAGCGTGGCGGTGTGCGAGCAGGTGGGCGAAGTCGGCGCGGGCAAAGGGCCGGTGGAGCGCAAAGTCGTGCGCATCGTTACGCCCGGCACGCTGACCGACGCGGCGTTTTTGGAAGACAAGGAAACCAACCGCATCGCGGCGGTGAACGCGGATAAAAAACACATCGCCATCGCGTGGGCATCTTTGCAAAGCGGCGAATTCAAAACCAAGCTGACGACGGCGGACAAACTCGCCGACGAGCTGGCGCGTTTGCAGGCGGCGGAAATCCTGTTGCCCGAAGGCAAAAGCCTGCCTAATGGTTTTCAGACGACCTCCGCCAACATCACGCGCCTGAATTCGTGGCAGTTTGCCGCCGACGCGGGCGCGAAATTGCTGACCGAATACTTCGGCTGCCAAGACCTGCACGGCTTCGGTTTGGACGGCAAGGAACACGAAGCCGCCGTCGGTGCGGCGGGCGCGCTGTTGAACTACATCCGCCTGACGCAAAACCTGATGCCGCAACACCTCGACGGCATTTCGCTCGAAACCGACAGCCAATATATCGGTATGGACGCCGCCACGCGCCGCAATCTCGAAATCACGCAAACCCTCTCCGGCAAAAAATCGCCGACCCTGTTTTCCATACTCGACGGCTGCGCCACCCACATGGGCAGCCGCCTCTTGGCACTCTGGCTGCACCACCCCTTACGCAGCCGCGCCCACATCCGCGCCCGCCAAGAAGCCGTTGCCGCACTGGGTTCGCAATACGAAACCCTGCAAGGCCGTCTGAAAAACATCGCGGACATCGAACGCATCGCCGCCCGCATCGCCGTCGGCAACGCCCGCCCGCGCGATCTCGCCGCCCTGCGCGACAGCCTGTTTGCCCTGTCCGAAATCGAACTGTCCGCCGAGGGCAGCAGCCTTTTGGAAACCCTCAAAGCCGTTTTCCCCGAAACCCTGCCCGTCGCCGAAACCCTCAAAGCCGCCGTGATGCCCGAACCCGCCGTCTGGCTCAAAGACGGCGGCGTCATCAACCAAGGCTATTCCACAGAACTCGACGAGTTGCGCCACATCCAAAACCACGGCGATGAATTCCTGCTCGACCTCGAAGCGCGCGAACGCGAACGCACCGGCCTCTCCACCCTCAAAGTCGAGTTCAACCGCGTCCACGGTTTCTACATCGAGCTATCCAAAGTCCAGGCCGAACAAGCCCCCGCCGACTACAAACGCCGCCAGACCCTGAAAAACGCCGAACGCTTCATCACCCCCGAACTCAAAACCTTCGAAGACAAAGTCCTGACCGCGCAAGAGCAGGCATTGGCATTGGAAAAACGCCTGTTTGAAGCCCTCCTCAAAGACATTCAGACGACCCTTCCCCAGCTTCAAAAAGCCGCCAAAGCCGCCGCCGCCCTCGACGTACTCTCCACCTTCGCCGCTACCGCCGCCGAACGCGGCTTCGTCTGCCCAGAGTTCGCCGACTACCCCGTCATCCATATCGAAAACGGCCGCCATCCCGTCGTCGAGCAACAAGTGCGCCACTTCACCGCCAACCACACCCGCCTCGACCACAAACACCGCCTCATGCTCCTGACCGGCCCCAACATGGGCGGCAAATCCACCTACATGCGCCAAGTCGCCCACATCGTCCTTATGGCGCACACCGGCAGCTTCGTCCCCGCCGACGCCGCCCAAATCGGACCCATCGACCAAATCTTCACCCGCATCGGCGCTTCCGACGACCTTGCCTCTAACCGCTCCACCTTCATGGTCGAAATGAGCGAAACCGCCTACATCCTCCACCACGCCACCGACCAATCCCTCGTCCTCATGGACGAAGTCGGACGCGGCACCTCCACCTTCGACGGCCTCGCCCTCGCACACGCCATCGCCGAACACCTGCTGCAAAAAAACAAATCCTTCAGCCTCTTCGCCACCCACTATTTCGAGCTGACCAAACTGCCCGAAGCCCACGCAACGGCGGTCAACATGCACCTCTCCGCACTCGAACAGGGACAAGACATCGTCTTCCTCCACCACATCGAACCCGGCCCCGCCAGCAAAAGCTACGGCATCGCCGTCGCCAAACTCGCCGGCCTGCCCAACCGCGCCCTCAAAGCCGCTCAAAAACATCTGGACGAACTCGAAGCCCAAGCCGCCGCCGTCCGCCCGCAGTTGGACATCTTCAGCACCCTGTCGTCTGAAAACGAATACAGCGGGTTTAGTCCAGACGAAACGGCGGATATAGAATCCCAAACCGCCGCAAGCCAAGAAAACCCCGTCCACCACGCACTCGCCGAAGCCCTAAACCAAATCCGCCCCGACGACCTCACCCCACGCGAAGCCTTGGATGCTTTGTATCGTTTGAAGCAGATTGCCGAAGGCGGGGAATAA
- a CDS encoding C40 family peptidase — MKHIFQTILTAALIPLLASCGFSTGKHRPTANTHASARKVQPVRISNIDHTQGSQELMLHSMGLIGTPYKWGGSTTSTGFDCSGMIQFVYKNALGVSLPRTARDMAAASRKIPDSRLKAGDLVFFNTGGADKYSHVGLYIGNGEFIHAPSSGKTIKTEKLSSPFYAKNYLGAHTFFTD, encoded by the coding sequence ATGAAACACATATTTCAAACTATCCTGACCGCCGCCTTAATCCCTCTTCTTGCCTCATGCGGCTTCTCAACAGGCAAACACCGTCCGACGGCCAACACCCACGCTTCTGCCCGAAAAGTCCAACCCGTCCGCATCAGCAATATCGACCACACACAAGGTTCGCAAGAGCTGATGCTGCACAGCATGGGTCTTATCGGTACGCCGTACAAATGGGGCGGCAGCACTACTTCTACCGGTTTTGATTGCAGCGGCATGATTCAATTTGTCTATAAAAACGCCCTCGGTGTCAGCCTGCCGCGCACCGCCCGCGATATGGCGGCGGCCAGCCGTAAAATCCCCGACAGCCGCCTTAAGGCAGGCGATCTCGTTTTCTTCAACACAGGCGGCGCGGACAAATATTCGCACGTCGGCCTATACATCGGCAACGGTGAATTCATCCATGCGCCAAGCAGCGGCAAAACCATTAAAACCGAAAAACTCTCCAGCCCGTTTTACGCGAAGAATTATTTGGGCGCGCATACCTTCTTTACCGACTGA
- a CDS encoding porin family protein codes for MKKTLLTVLLATASAITFADGSFTGAGLEVGAGATKSDVRNVNLNEKTKGDVAVRGSYNTQFGQTNWIGGVEAGVKPLNRKIAGNAKQKVDANVSYVQGYRFNDDVMAYGKVGYHYGRFDNLGAKRNNMNGLGYGVGAKYAVAPNVEVGAEWEQTRYKKDGLKVRNNSYMATVGYRFK; via the coding sequence ATGAAAAAAACCCTACTGACTGTTTTATTGGCTACCGCTTCCGCCATCACTTTCGCTGACGGTTCTTTTACCGGCGCAGGCTTGGAAGTCGGCGCGGGCGCAACCAAAAGCGATGTCCGCAATGTCAATCTGAACGAAAAAACCAAAGGCGACGTCGCCGTACGCGGCAGCTACAACACACAATTCGGACAAACCAACTGGATTGGCGGCGTTGAAGCCGGCGTCAAACCGCTGAACCGCAAAATCGCAGGCAATGCGAAACAAAAAGTCGATGCCAACGTTTCCTACGTCCAAGGCTACCGTTTCAATGACGATGTGATGGCCTACGGTAAAGTCGGCTACCACTACGGCCGCTTCGACAATCTGGGCGCGAAACGCAACAATATGAACGGTCTCGGCTACGGCGTAGGCGCGAAATACGCCGTTGCACCGAATGTCGAAGTCGGCGCAGAATGGGAGCAAACCCGTTATAAAAAAGACGGCTTGAAAGTCCGCAATAACAGCTACATGGCTACTGTCGGCTACCGCTTCAAATAA
- a CDS encoding DUF4149 domain-containing protein, with the protein MNRLCTLLTSLWLGMQVMAGYVAAPILFERLGKQEAGNIAGVLFSINNYFGLLAWTMAWLVVRSERNRSFSDNGKVAPKFIILLLLLTASNQFLISPVIAAHKAGTENWLLSLLGGSFGMWHGISSIIYLICSVLGLGLLWRYLKFENN; encoded by the coding sequence ATGAACCGATTGTGCACATTGCTGACCAGCTTGTGGCTGGGTATGCAGGTAATGGCGGGCTATGTTGCCGCCCCGATTTTATTTGAACGGCTTGGCAAACAGGAAGCAGGCAATATCGCCGGCGTGCTGTTTTCAATCAACAATTATTTCGGCCTACTCGCCTGGACAATGGCTTGGCTGGTAGTGCGGAGTGAGCGCAACCGTTCATTTTCCGACAACGGCAAAGTCGCGCCGAAATTCATTATCCTCCTTCTGCTGCTGACCGCGTCCAACCAATTCCTGATAAGTCCTGTTATCGCAGCACACAAGGCGGGCACGGAAAACTGGCTGCTTTCGTTATTGGGCGGCTCTTTCGGCATGTGGCACGGCATTTCCAGCATCATTTATCTGATATGCAGCGTCTTGGGCTTAGGTTTGCTGTGGCGTTATTTGAAATTCGAAAACAATTAG